The proteins below come from a single Sorghum bicolor cultivar BTx623 chromosome 4, Sorghum_bicolor_NCBIv3, whole genome shotgun sequence genomic window:
- the LOC8078307 gene encoding peroxidase 70, which yields MACSFRALLHCLLALSLCSTAYGGQLTPTFYALSCPALEPIVRTTMTKAIINDRRMGASLLRLFFHDCFVLGCDGSILLDDAGSFVGEKTALPNASIRGYEVIDQIKANVEAVCPGVVSCADIVALAARDGTVLLGGPTWAVPLGRRDSTTASLSQANSDIPAPTLNLDSLILAFGKKGLSPADMTALSGAHTIGYAECEDFRGHIYNDTNVDPAFAALRQRNCPAESGSGDTNLAPLDVQTRYVFDNAYYRNLMVRQGLLHSDQELFNGGSQDALVQQYSTDPGLFASHFVAAMIKMGNIGTLTGSQGQIRADCRVVNSR from the exons ATGGCTTGCAGCTTCAGGGCCTTGTTGCATTGCTTGCTTGCCTTGTCCCTCTGCTCCACGGCATATGGTGGGCAGCTCACGCCGACGTTCTACGCACTGAGCTGCCCGGCGCTTGAGCCCATCGTGCGCACCACCATGACCAAGGCCATCATCAACGACCGTCGGATGGGCGCCTCCCTCCTCAGGCTCTTCTTCCATGACTGCTTCGTCCTG GGTTGCGATGGCTCAATTCTCCTGGATGACGCGGGGAGCTTCGTCGGCGAGAAGACCGCTCTCCCCAACGCCTCCATCCGCGGCTACGAGGTCATCGACCAGATCAAGGCTAACGTCGAGGCCGTCTGCCCCGGCGTGGTCTCTTGCGCCGACATCGTCGCCCTCGCCGCGCGGGACGGCACCGTCCTG CTCGGCGGCCCAACCTGGGCGGTCCCGCTGGGTCGGCGCGACTCAACAACGGCGAGCCTGAGCCAGGCGAACAGCGACATTCCGGCGCCGACGCTGAACCTGGACTCGCTTATCTTGGCGTTCGGCAAGAAGGGCCTGAGCCCGGCGGACATGACGGCACTCTCCGGCGCGCATACCATCGGCTACGCGGAGTGCGAGGACTTCCGCGGCCACATCTACAACGACACCAACGTCGACCCGGCGTTCGCCGCCCTGCGGCAGCGCAACTGCCCCGCCGAGTCGGGCTCCGGCGACACCAACCTCGCGCCGCTCGACGTGCAGACGCGGTACGTCTTCGACAACGCCTACTACCGCAACCTGATGGTCAGGCAAGGTCTGCTGCACTCGGACCAGGAGCTCTTCAACGGCGGGTCGCAGGACGCGCTGGTGCAGCAGTACAGCACCGACCCGGGGCTCTTCGCGTCACACTTTGTTGCCGCTATGATAAAGATGGGGAACATCGGAACGCTCACCGGAAGCCAAGGACAGATCAGGGCCGACTGCAGGGTCGTCAACAGTCGTTAG